A region of the Gammaproteobacteria bacterium genome:
GCTGCGCCCAGTTTTGGGCGAAGGTGGCTGATGAGGTATACCGGGGTCGATCAACCCCACGAAACGTGGAGTTCGTCCCTGTCGCCGTAGTGCATCAGCCAGCGCCAAAATTGCGCCACAGGCGCGTCCCACCCCCAGAAGCAGTACTTCCCGCTCGATTTCGTCGCCCTCCACCTGCTGCTTCAGTCCATCAATGAACCGGTGCAACCCCTGTTCGTTGGGGAGTAACCAGGCGCGATGGTCGTATTCCAGCAGCCGACAGTCTGCTACTCCGGCCAGGCTTCGCACCAACGCCATAGTGACACGTTGCGGATGTTCAATATCGACCGCCAGGTGTATCAGCGGTAGTCGAGGGGCGGGCTGCGGAGATTCGAGCGCCGCAATCGACGTTGTCAGTCGGTCCGCGTCGGTCATTTGTTCGAGCAGAGCCAACGGTAGCCGTCGTCCCAACTCGAATTCCAGACGCAACAGCATGATCAACGCATCGCTACCTCGATTCAGAATGGTCTCCTGGGCACGTCGGATGATCGTACCAAGGTCATCCTGCGGCGGTGACGGATTCGGCATGGCTAGTGTTTTTGGGGAGCGTGAAGGAAGGTGAAATGAGGTGCGCTGCTCGCGTCGCACGGCCGCAACCCATTGGTCCACCACTTTGAAGGAAAAATCCATCGGTAAACGGCACCCCGGCGTAATCATGGCTGGACACCCGTTCAGTTGTTGAGTCAGGTTGTCCAGATAGGATTCGATATCGCCAACAGCGGCCCGACCAAGCAACATTGTCGTTGTCAGTCCCAGGGCCAGGGGACCGGGGAACAACTCCAATACTTGGGGCAAGGAGGGATTGGATGGACAAAGTTCCCAATGTAGCCAGAAACCATGTGGTAGTGGCGTATTCGGTAGGTGTACATGTGTCCCATGCAAATGCAGCAAATTCACCCGCATGGACACCATCCGATTGATGCAGGGCAGATCGTAGGCCTGCCACAGCGGTGCATAGCGAGTGGCCGAAAAGAAGGGGGCACGCATGTGCTGTACCGCGAAAAAAACGCCATCGGCACCGGCTGCCTCACAACGCTGTATGGTTTCGATGGTGCAGAGGGTCAAACGCTCTAAAACACGCGCCATCAGGGTGGGGCGCCTTGCCAGTAGGCGAGATCCCTCGTCTCGGGTCAGTTGCAGAAACTGTGAGACGGGACTGAATACAGTCTGAAGCACTGGAATATGAGGTGGGAGGCGGGTGCGAATGCGGACAACCGCCTCCATAGCGCGGGTCACCGCAGGGCCGGGAACTGCCTCCTCGGCGAGGCGTTCCCAATCCCAGAGGTGCTGCATGGGTGAATGGACGATATCTGCGTAGCCATACCGCCGTCCACACCAGGCATCGACTACCCCGTAGTCCGCGACCTGGTAGGTACCAGGCGGCGATACCTTAACCAGGTCGAAGTTGAATCGCTGTTGGACATCAACGACGGCATCGGCCAATCCACAGGCGCTACGATCGCTATGAGGATGGTGCCACCAAAACGCCAGCGGAAACGAAGACAACGGCGACAACGGCATTACAAATTACTCCGCTGTTCGCTTGTTTGGATGGATATATTTTTCGGTTCATCGATAGGGATAGTTGGATGCCGAAAAGACCAGAGAACCATAAGGAGAATTTCCGGGATTGCCTTTATAAGGCGGGATCTCGAACGTAGCACCATAAGAAATCGGCGAGATAGCGACCAGCCGGGAATCTGATTGCCAAGTAGGTCTTGCGGTGTCACATAGTCCATGGTTCCCATCCGACCGAGTCCAAACCACAGGATCCGTCGCGGCAGGCTGGGTCGTGATGGGCGATGACGGGACGATTCCGACTTCGACATCTGTTTTGCGGGTGGTTCGATCTCTTCCCTTCGGATCCAGTGTCCTGACATAACTCGTTCCAAATAGTGGTGACAATGTGAGCACGGGATGTCTTCCCTGGGGGGAACGTCTCCCATCAGCATTGCCCGTGCGTAGCGAATTGCCTTACCGTTGATAGCGGCATCCAGATCTTCGAACGCATTTCCGCCCAGTATGCGGCGGTAATTGGCGCGACAACCCAAAACCTGACCATCGAAATTGATCTGTGGACGGGTCCAAAGCTCGTGGCATAACTCACCCGCATAGGATGTGCGGGTAAGGCGTTGAAACTCCTTGATGGTTGTGGCCGGTAGCCCGCTTTC
Encoded here:
- a CDS encoding hypothetical protein (Evidence 5 : Unknown function); the protein is MPLSPLSSFPLAFWWHHPHSDRSACGLADAVVDVQQRFNFDLVKVSPPGTYQVADYGVVDAWCGRRYGYADIVHSPMQHLWDWERLAEEAVPGPAVTRAMEAVVRIRTRLPPHIPVLQTVFSPVSQFLQLTRDEGSRLLARRPTLMARVLERLTLCTIETIQRCEAAGADGVFFAVQHMRAPFFSATRYAPLWQAYDLPCINRMVSMRVNLLHLHGTHVHLPNTPLPHGFWLHWELCPSNPSLPQVLELFPGPLALGLTTTMLLGRAAVGDIESYLDNLTQQLNGCPAMITPGCRLPMDFSFKVVDQWVAAVRREQRTSFHLPSRSPKTLAMPNPSPPQDDLGTIIRRAQETILNRGSDALIMLLRLEFELGRRLPLALLEQMTDADRLTTSIAALESPQPAPRLPLIHLAVDIEHPQRVTMALVRSLAGVADCRLLEYDHRAWLLPNEQGLHRFIDGLKQQVEGDEIEREVLLLGVGRACGAILALADALRRQGRTPRFVGLIDPGIPHQPPSPKTGRSIIRALLPNWARAAQTLRQDWIITLTALLLHKHGNQFLDLVARDQLRRRLTLMPLNDPTGSVHLFRSGHELPLSKSGPFDLAVIARTAQILGAAIRK
- a CDS encoding hypothetical protein (Evidence 5 : Unknown function), producing MPFGPNDYRVGIGAIRLEASLACQLQCPSCPTAAGQVHRVLGKGFLRANDFLSLIERNPGLHSVELSNYGEPFLNPQMLDLLRIAAKHGVALTCDNGANLNTVREEVLEGLVRYGMRSITCALDGASAATYAIYRRRGQFEQVIENIRTINAYKARYGTAYPHLTWQFVIFGHNEREIFTAKRMADELGMKFRPKLSWDMRFSPIRDRRTILRESGLPATTIKEFQRLTRTSYAGELCHELWTRPQINFDGQVLGCRANYRRILGGNAFEDLDAAINGKAIRYARAMLMGDVPPREDIPCSHCHHYLERVMSGHWIRREEIEPPAKQMSKSESSRHRPSRPSLPRRILWFGLGRMGTMDYVTPQDLLGNQIPGWSLSRRFLMVLRSRSRLIKAIPEILLMVLWSFRHPTIPIDEPKNISIQTSEQRSNL